The DNA window ATGTAACAGTATGTGTACTTAGTAGTATGTATGTGCTCATTAAACATTGTTCCACAGAGACCAATGATGGCAAATAAATAGAAAGGTTTATGAAGCTTTTAGAGAGCAAACAACTTTTGAAAGTATTAACTCTTGGCAAACATCACCAGCACAGGTTATTAGGTTGTGCAACTGCTGCATGATCATTTTAGTAAAACTTTACTAATTAGTTTAGCTAAATTGTGGCCACAAATAAAAAATGGGTTCCCTCACTTTGATTTCATTAAAATTGAGGCACATATTAGTATGGTCATGATGCACTGAAATGAGGGAACAAATTTAGTCTTCAGATTGAATTCttaatttatcaaaaaataaataaataaagtaggaAACTGATTCTTTATCCGTGGCCACAATGGATTTTTGTCTGAATATAATGTGCATGGCTTGATAGTTAAGAGAGAACACGACACTTGCTTAAATGCCTATAACAACATTTGTATCGCTTATAACTTATGGAGAGAAATTGTGAAGACACTGTACAACGATGAAGCATCTTAGCATGCATATGTCGAGCACTTTCAAACacgtgcaaaaaaattaaataaaaattgtatactTTGAAAGAGTATGGTTTCGGCCTTACACAATCAGTAACTGTTTGCATCAAAGCTTATTGTATTTCTTGGCTAGAATAACCCCCAAATTGGACCAGACGTCATGCTGATAGTCAAAGATCTTTCTAAGAGACTAACCTGCAATATTATTTTAGAGAAATATTAGggacaaattaattaaaacactttttttcctttttttttcatttatctgcCCCCCAAACTGTTAATGAAATACTGTCCGACCGTTTAAGACCTCAGATTGTTAGAAACATCCCTCTTGATATTACTGATATAACTTTAACTGTGGCCCTTGtctttttgtctctctctgaTGAACTGTAGTGACTGCTAGAGTTATTAACTATGCGTTTCTTTTAACAGTTCGGGAAAAACGGAAAAGCCTGTACGTCAACCATGTAAGTAGCAGCGGCCATGACCTCAGTggacatttattttctgtttctcatAATGCTTGTGTCTGTGATGAAGATGTCTCCTCACATGTCACAACACCCACAGAACTAATCAAATCCCACACTCAGCCACATGGGAATGCAGGAACCAGTGTTGCATGAGTCTCTGAGCTTGTGTTGCATCATTAACAGCATTGCTTTTCTGTTCCACTCTTGTGCATTCTAATGTAATTGTTGTAAagaagtagttcacccaaaaatgacaatttgctgaaaatttaccctCATGCCATTCAAAACGAAGAAGGGTTTGTTTTTCATTGGAATgaatttggagaaatatagcattacatcactttcccATCAATGGATCTTtgttagtgaatgggtgccactgCCAACAgagtcatctacatcttggatggtccaTGACTGGCTACATTTtcagtgaattttcatttttagggggactattcctttaatatgcaTGACTTCATTTTCTTCATTTCATTACCGCATGCTATTCATACACGATTTGCAATGAATAGCTTATGTTTTGTTCCTATTTTAACGTCTTCTATTACTTTGCAAGTTAACACACATTGCGGAGTCAAAGGTAAATATTTGCTCATTGCTCTGTTTACTTTCcttaaactgtgatattgtgtcTCTTTTGACATTGTAATGATTTATTTGCATTGTTAATGTTGCTTATCGGTTTGAAATCTTGCATAATACATTGCTGTGTTTATATTGTAATGGattgggatttgaacccacacacacacacacattaagtgAGAATCACTCTCAGGAATGAATGAGATGATAATGGCTTCTCTGGGGCTGCAGGTGGCATAATTTTCAGCCCATTTGctaaaagtgtgtgtttgtatgtgtttgaTGATAACTGATATTCTAATTTGCACTCTGTGTGTCCTTGTTCTTCCAGCAACATCCATCTGGCCCAATGAGACGCAAGTACAGCTCCTGTTCGACGATCTTCCTGGATGACAGCACCGTTAGCCAACCCAACCTCAAACACACTATTAAATGGTACTGATTGACAAGGCCCCTTGTTGCATTGATTTATCCAGGAATAGTTTATGAATGACACTTTGCATCATACATACTGTAGTATGTTGTGGAGTCCATATTATTCACTGTTCTGCTGAGTGATAAAAACAACAGCATATTCTTTCATATGCACGTAGCAAAGTTTGCGAGGACAATGCAATAGCAGCGCAATACAAAAGACAACCTCTCCTTCAGCTTGAATTTATTTGATGCTTTATCATGTTGACCACCGTTTTATCAACTTCTTTCTGCTATTTCTTCTGTTTGCAGTGTTGCCCTCGCAATATACTACCACATAAAGAACAGGTATGTTTTTCATTTCCCTCTACAGAGAGATATATCTCCCTACCTACCAACCATACTTTTATATCGTCTTTTTCTCTGTCTGGCTCTATTTTAAATCTGTAATACCATAGAAACTCTCAATGCGTTATATAACCTTCAGACTCCAAGGCTTCAGAGCTGCTGAGATATAACTTTTAGACAAGGTTCCGGCAACGTATGAATACAGTGCAGAATAAGTATCAGTCTTCCCATATATAATTCCAATTCACccttcttctttcagaaatgtgGACGGGCGAATGCTGTTAGACATTTTTGATGAAAAACTTCATCCGCTTTCAGTAAGTGGTTCATTTCTGCAGCTCATTTATAAGACATCTAGTTACAAGTTTGAACGTCCCGAAACTTCCTCTTCCCTCAGAAATCGGAGGTGCCGTCAGACTATGACAAGCACGACCCAGAACAGAAACAGATCTACAGATTCCTTCGTACGCTCTTCAGTGCCGCCCAGCTCACGGCTGAGTGTGCCGTAGTTACTCTGGTGAGTGGAAGGTCATGTGACTGGATGGCGGACAAATGAAAGTTCATCTGTGTCTTTTTGGATTGGCTGGTAACAAGTTAAAATAGGGTTTACCAACAGTGAAGTGGATTTACCATCACTCAGGTGAAAATGGGTGTCATATTTAGCGCTTTATTCGTGGGCACTAAGCCCAGCAGCTGTCTGAGGGTCACCGTTCCTCCTTGGTGATGAAATCCTTCTTTTGAAGCCTCATCCCTTCTCACTTCTCCAACCAAATACCTTCCAGAGCTGTCATTAAACAAGTTGTAGACATACAAGGGGCTGTGAATGCTTGAAGAGggcttaagtgtgtgtgtgtgtttaatagggTTTTAATCTGTACTTACAATCCAATGGAAATGTTGTCTCGACCTCTGATTGTTCCAATGGACTCTTCACATTCTCATCTGATCTattgcaaataaaaaagaaaggcaAGAGTGTCTAATCTAATTggttttaatcaatttattatCTTTAGATGACTGAAATATCTGACCTAAAAATTAACATAGATATCCCTATGATTACTTTACTATTATTACTTGTAAAACCTTTATCAtatacctattattattattattattatagtaccaCCAAAGATTTCAGACCTGTATATCATATGAAACGCTAACTGTGGTAGATTAAGTTAAATATCAGTCAGTCTCTTTCTAGATGGTTTAATAAAAACTGCAAAGTGGACCAGACTTGATACATATAGTCAAAATCTGAATTtgataaaaattcagttttgagtGCAGTTTTAGTGTAGATATTTTGTATGAGTTTGGGATCGGTGTTGTGTTATCTGTACACTAATAGACTTCTCAGATGAACAGATTGTTTGTCTTTCTTTGTTTCTAAATGTAGATTGAGACTGATTTAGCCTGTTCCTTGACCTGTAGGGGGCAACAGGTGCGGAGATGCTGGTGAAAGCTGATTGGCTGTTGCTGGTTGCTTCAGTTATTGAAAGGAATCTATGAGTCACTGCAAACAGTGAACTTCATTGGAGACTGATTGACTTGAAAAGCACACTATCAAATAGGGATGCACGGTAAATATCGCctgatatttaatgcgcatcttgtcagtaatggcggttctgtaatcagcggtaaatttcaCGAGGAGCagctttactacacagagccgttgttcactgacaaaataattaattattcagtACTATGAGTAATATATCTCCCTATTTATCATGACAACAAaatagtgtttttattgttaactaacactaaatcatttttattacttaaaatatagctgtatttcatttggaaaccaaggtcctagagtctggaggaagggtggagaagctcatagcccaagtagcttgaagtccagtgttgagTTTCcgaagtctgtgatgatttggggtgcaatgtcttcacaattaaaagaacccaaGACTTATTTTCTTCagactttagtctgtgtgcattgaatttatttaatacaccagtttcacaatttgagctgaattactgaaagaAATGAACCCACGGAAGACCCGCAGAAACCCTGTTAATGTTACCTtggcatcaaaataaaatacatttaagctaAAGTACTGCAGTTTCTAATACTAAATCAAAACTGAAATGacgcaaaatataaatatatatttaaaaacatttttattattaatatgacaaaagcaaataaaaatgacactaaaaaaaaaaaaaactaaaaatattccaAAATTTAATACATATGAATAATTTAATAGTATATAACTAACCCTTATATAACACTTTATGGTAATTTGTCCTCTTAAAATGTTTATGACTCATCTGAATCAAAACTGAATGATGTTTTCATAGCTCTACTCTGGTTAATGGTTTCTATTAGGCTGCTGACCAATGTCCCTGGAGAGTTTTTGTAGGTTGTTGATTTATCAATTGTAGGTGTGTAATTTTTTCCCATTTGCTGACACTTGTTCATCTTGAACAGTGTCGAGGAAATTAGCTCACAAACATACTCTCATAAGCACATATTTAATGCACCGCTGCCCACGGGTGAGCCGGAGCCCACGGGTGAGCCGGAGCCCCCCGGTGCAGTGGAAGCAATTAAACGTGTGATTTCTGTCTTACACTTTGCACAAACAAAATTGAGCTCTTATTAGATTTCATTCCCACTGTGAGAAAACTAATATTATTTGACATTGTTTTccccaatttgtgtgtgtgtgtatgtgcatttgCGCTGCTTAGTGCttctacatcttttttttttttttttttgcatcgcaTTGCATACATCATGCGTTTTTCATTTCATAAGGTCTTCTTTGTTCGCCTACATCCATCAGCAGTGTTTATGAATGCATAAGACGCCCATGGCTATAGCATAATGTCTTACTCCACGTCAACAGAGCACATATTTACAATTCTACCACTCAATAAGTAATGTTTATAACTTTTCTTTAGAAGTACACAGAGAAATATTATTGGAGTTACTTAAGAAGCCAACACTTTTGCTAGTGATCAtcctcatttatttttttgccattaaaCATATCAGTTGCCTTTGTTATGTTACTTGTCCAAAAGACAGTAAAAGTACATAGAATCATGTAGCATGTTAAAAAGAGGTGtgctattttttttcataatgtatTGCTAAACAATCTTTAAAGTGTATAAAACAGAATAAAGGGCTCCGTAATCTACCTGTTCTCCTTCAAAATTTCTGTGTTGTCAGTAGACGGATAATTTATGTGCACCTCAGGAAGCAGTTTGATCAGAATATATTTTTCTCTCATCTTTATGATAGGGAAATAATGTATCCGTGTGATTTTGGAGTCAGTGGTACAGAGTGAGTTTTTGTTAGGCAAGTGTGTATTTTTgccttatttttcaaaaaccaTGAAATATAGCAAAAATTCCAGAGCCAAGATTAGCCATAATCttttaaatactgaaaaataaCTTGAAGCAATTATCAAATCATTGCTTTCACATTCATTTGTATAATGCATTTTTGAAATGTAGATGGCAGAAAATGTTTGTTGCAATAATTCGTATTGGCTCCTTATGAAGAGAATCTTAAATTTAATCTCAATGAGGCCCAGTGAGCAGTCACAGGTAACGGTGTCAAGGTGGTGAAGTGTTGGAGAAAAACCTTAAAGAGAACCAAACTAACCTAATCCAAATTTTTGTTCATATTTCCAAAGGGCAGCATGTATATTGAAAACAGCAGGGGGCCTAACACAGATCTGTGTGACACCCCATACTTACTAATGTTAGATTTTCTAGTTCCATGTTTAAACAAATTGGTAACAGTCCATTCTAAACCAGCTTAAGGCAATGCAATTCTCTAATCAATGTTAGAGTATGATCATGATCAGTTCCTGTGGCTCCGtcgtagagcattgcattagtaGTGCAATAGGTTGTGGGTTatattcccagggaacacacatactggtaagaaatgtatagcctgaatgcactgtaattagctttggataaaagcgtctgctaaatgcataaatgtcgaTGTAAATCTATAGTGTCAAAAGCACCCAGCTCTAGTAAAAATGGAGTGAAATGCAGTCTTGGTCATATACCAGACGCAACTCATCTGTAATTCTAAATGCAGTCTCTGGTCTATGATGGgccctgaaacctgactgaaattcctCATAAACTTTGTATTTACATAGCACTTACAACGTTTTTAAAGGATTCATTGTTCATGTCCAAAAAATTACTTTTCTATTAGTGCTGTTAAACTGAATGGTGTTTGtttgcagttattattattattttttttaccagtggGGCATCAGGTGTTTTTGTTGGTTGGCTGAgcatgtctgtctgtttgtctttcgGCATTCATGTCCCATGACCTACGTGTCAGTCTTGCAGTAACCACATATTTGCAGTGACGCTGTTGTAACCTTGCTCCAAAAACAGAAATGCTAGGGTCAGTCACCAGAATCTAAAAACAAACATTGGTTTCTTCAAATTTGACTTGATGGACAAGATTCTCATAATTGGCATATTAGTCAAATCTCTTTAATGTTTAACTTAAAatggatgtacttttttttttctgtcaggtGTATCTGGAGAGATTATCAACATATGCAGAGATTGACATTTGTCCTGCTAACTGGAAGAGGATTGTTTTGGGTGCTATCCTGTTGGCATCAAAAGTGTGGGATGATCAGGCTGTATGGAATGTTGACTACTGCCAGATCCTCAAAGACATCACCGTTGAAGACATGTAAGTGTGTGTCTCTTGCACCGCTGAAGTAATTTAATACTGTATGTAGGAAAAAAAGCTACAGTGGCTTTGTCGGTTCCAAACTtccatttttattattgatactTTGCACCAGTTTCCTTGGAAGCAACACGTATCTTGAACACAATAGTTTTGAAAACCAGATGAAAACGGTGCTTTACTCATTAAAGTTTTATGTAATATTCCAATGTTTCATACAAGTTAAATTCGCTTTGGTGGATGGAAACAAAACTTTGCTGCTCAGccttcaaacatttttttaatatatgctgAATTACAGCTAACGTAAAACTTTCATGATGTAACAGATTCTGCATAATAAGCAAGATAATCACctataaataaagcaataagGAACAGGCATTATAAgggtatgttttattattatgttgaacaCAGAGGTTGGTGCCCTCCATAAATCATGTATTGTGGTATAACATTTACTTTATCTATTGGCAGCTTTTCTAAGGTTCTAAGCATAAATAGAACTGGTATGTACGATTTTTATGATGTTCTTCAGAAACTACATCCTAGAGACCTTAAGGTACAATACATAATATTCCAGAAAGCAAGGTACCAAGAAATTGAGCTGACACATATAAAGAGTGATACTTGAGACTTTCAGCATGTTGTCACATCTGCCCTTTCAACTCCTGCTGAGCACAGTTATTCTAAAGGCCGTCCTGACTAAAGATTCAGTGGAGGCGGCAGTCATATTGTTCTCAAAGCACACCACAAACAGCATGGAGGACCATAGAGAGTGGGTTTGTGGGTGTGTGTTGTCTTTTTATTGTCAGTGGCTTCACTGATAGTTATATTAAGCTGGTTGGTTTCTGCATGCGTTGGAATAATTATGCGGTTGGTAGGAAGGGGTGACAATACATTGTTTATTTTGAACTTTGAGGAGTTTCATCTGTGGTAAGAAATTTGGGGGTGAATAAAGTAAGATTTTTAATATGAACAGATGATCAGGGCTTGTCTTTTTCAggattgaagttttaaaatgaaaagacatAAATTTTCATTGAAACATGCTAAATCAGAATTCCCTTGAATAGCTAAGCTGTCAAGATTTCCTTTTTACTTATTTCCACCCACTGACAAATGTCAAAAGCAACATACGCAAAACTAATCATCTTTGCTTTCTCTCTCCCACCAGGAATGAGCTGGAGCGACAGTTTCTGGAGCTGCTGCAGTTCAATATTAATGTTCCATCAAGCGTCTACGCCAAGTACTATTTTGACTTGCGTTCACTTTCAGAGGCGAACAACCTCAACTTTCCCCTTGAGCCTCTCAGCAGAGACAAGGCCCAGAAACTTGAGGTGAGTGGTCGATACTACTCTAGATCATTAGCACACATTATATAGCTTAAGATATTTATCTCCATTTGTCACTCAAGATCTCTTCATATCCCAGTATGTTGTGGTTTCTAGGTTTTCATGAGAAGTCCAATATTTCAGCAAATTGTAATACTGAATCTGTTAGTATTATTCCAGCAAGTTACAAAGAATATGTCAGTAAGACTTGAAGGCTTGCTTTGGTCCAGCTTTCACTAAGAAGGGATATCATGACATGTTGTATTTGGTCCATTGGTTCAGTAGCAGCAGGCTGAGTAATTACCTCGGCTGTATCCCCATGTGTGCCTTATGCCAGAATTCAGCCTTAATGCTGCCCAATTACAGTCCTGACAAGACCAGGCCTATAATGATGTTAGTTagttcagttgtgtgtgtgtgcgcacagttACCTTTGGTGGAGTAATAGCCCACTAGCCCATCTAGAGTCAGTGGTCTGTGTGTGGACAGCTCAATCAATCAGTAGTGTGTGATCTAGTTCTTTCATGAGGACCAGTCACCCTGCTTCCATCTTGCACTAGTCCTCTTTATACGCTCCCACACACCATCACCTGTCATCTCAAAATAATGGACACAAGTTGTATCTTGTCTCAAAAATGACACTTTTTTCCCACTTATTCTTGGAGGTTGTGGTACTTGGAAATTTGGTTCTTGCATCAGAAAGTACAGGTTTGGCCCATACTTTTTCTGTGACACCTTCAGTTGTATCAGACTTATATATTATATGACATTTATAACTCTTATAAGTCAGCAAATAATGACTTAcaggttaataataatataaatgtagaaAAAGAAAAGGGCCAAAAACAGAACCCTGGGGAACACCTTGAGTAAGATGAGCCTTGTGTTATTTCCacatttgtggattttttttaataaataataataattgtaacattCTGGGCCTGAAAAAGTCAAGCTAAGAAATGTATAAAAGCTGTTGAAGTcataaacatttctaaaaatatttttttatacaaaatatagagtattaaaatgtttcttgtgttTCTTGCAGGCGATCTCCAGGCTTTGTGACGACAAATATAAAGACTTGAGAAAAGGAGCCAAGAAGCACTCAGTGAGTGCAGATAACCTGACAGTGGTCAGATGGTCCCCGGCCATCATATCCTAATAATGGTGGACATTGGGGACTTTCACGAGAGACTGAGAGAAAAAGACTGTCTGAAGAAGCGTTCTCTAAGAGGACACATACGTGCTTAGTAACTCCACTAGACTCTTGAGCCAGAGGTTTTTGTTCGAAAGAGTTTCCTTGCTGGTCGTACGGCTGCTGTATATACAAAACATCCACACAACGATCACTTTCCAACCTGTGGCTTAGAGAAGAGAGGGGGACACTGCTACTGCAGttcagagaaaaataaaactgGAGTATGTGAATATAAATGAGGTAGAAAGAAGCCCAATGACTGGAACAGCATTCCAACAGCTCCGTGTCATA is part of the Carassius gibelio isolate Cgi1373 ecotype wild population from Czech Republic chromosome B24, carGib1.2-hapl.c, whole genome shotgun sequence genome and encodes:
- the LOC128013055 gene encoding cyclin-Y-like isoform X3 is translated as MGNSTSCCVSSSPKLRRNAHSRLEPYRPEPELSREDTGCNLQHISDRENIDELNMEYNPSDHPRASTIFLSKSQTDVILPNKKVREKRKSLYVNHQHPSGPMRRKYSSCSTIFLDDSTVSQPNLKHTIKCVALAIYYHIKNRNVDGRMLLDIFDEKLHPLSKSEVPSDYDKHDPEQKQIYRFLRTLFSAAQLTAECAVVTLVYLERLSTYAEIDICPANWKRIVLGAILLASKVWDDQAVWNVDYCQILKDITVEDMNELERQFLELLQFNINVPSSVYAKYYFDLRSLSEANNLNFPLEPLSRDKAQKLEAISRLCDDKYKDLRKGAKKHSVSADNLTVVRWSPAIIS
- the LOC128013055 gene encoding cyclin-Y-like isoform X1, giving the protein MGNSTSCCVSSSPKLRRNAHSRLEPYRPEPELSREDTGCNLQHISDRENIDELNMEYNPSDHPRASTIFLSKSQTDVILPNKKVREKRKSLYVNHLTHIAESKQHPSGPMRRKYSSCSTIFLDDSTVSQPNLKHTIKCVALAIYYHIKNRNVDGRMLLDIFDEKLHPLSKSEVPSDYDKHDPEQKQIYRFLRTLFSAAQLTAECAVVTLVYLERLSTYAEIDICPANWKRIVLGAILLASKVWDDQAVWNVDYCQILKDITVEDMNELERQFLELLQFNINVPSSVYAKYYFDLRSLSEANNLNFPLEPLSRDKAQKLEAISRLCDDKYKDLRKGAKKHSVSADNLTVVRWSPAIIS
- the LOC128013055 gene encoding cyclin-Y-like isoform X4 yields the protein MGNSTSCCVSSSPKLRRNAHSRLEPYRPEPELSREDTGCNLQHISDRENIDELNMEYNPSDHPRASTIFLSKSQTDVREKRKSLYVNHQHPSGPMRRKYSSCSTIFLDDSTVSQPNLKHTIKCVALAIYYHIKNRNVDGRMLLDIFDEKLHPLSKSEVPSDYDKHDPEQKQIYRFLRTLFSAAQLTAECAVVTLVYLERLSTYAEIDICPANWKRIVLGAILLASKVWDDQAVWNVDYCQILKDITVEDMNELERQFLELLQFNINVPSSVYAKYYFDLRSLSEANNLNFPLEPLSRDKAQKLEAISRLCDDKYKDLRKGAKKHSVSADNLTVVRWSPAIIS
- the LOC128013055 gene encoding cyclin-Y-like isoform X2, yielding MGNSTSCCVSSSPKLRRNAHSRLEPYRPEPELSREDTGCNLQHISDRENIDELNMEYNPSDHPRASTIFLSKSQTDVREKRKSLYVNHLTHIAESKQHPSGPMRRKYSSCSTIFLDDSTVSQPNLKHTIKCVALAIYYHIKNRNVDGRMLLDIFDEKLHPLSKSEVPSDYDKHDPEQKQIYRFLRTLFSAAQLTAECAVVTLVYLERLSTYAEIDICPANWKRIVLGAILLASKVWDDQAVWNVDYCQILKDITVEDMNELERQFLELLQFNINVPSSVYAKYYFDLRSLSEANNLNFPLEPLSRDKAQKLEAISRLCDDKYKDLRKGAKKHSVSADNLTVVRWSPAIIS